GGTATTTTTTCCGGTGCCTGCGGCAGACGTATGGCAAACCAGAAACGGCTCCCGTTACCAAGGCTGCTTTCCACCTTGATTACACCACCCATCATACGGACAAGAGACTGGCTGATGGAAAGGCCCAGCCCTGTTCCTTCGGGTTTTCTACGGACGCTTTCGACCTGAGAGAAGGGGCTGAAAATAATTTCCAGATCTTCTTCCTGAATCCCCATACCCGTATCCGCAACTTCAAAAACAATCAGACCTTTCTGCGTGCTGACACGGAGACTGACACTTCCTCTTTCCGTAAATTTAACCGCATTACCAAGTAGATTGAGCAGAACCTGGCGCAGCCTGTGTTCATCCCCGATTACCGTTTTCGGCAGGCATTCTGCCACGGAAATTTCCATGGAAAGTCCTTTTTCTCTGGCCCGGGTTCGCGCCATTCCAGCGGTACTCTGGACAAAGGTAGAAAGGTGGAAGGGGTGGAGTATCAGGCTCATCTTGCCTGCTTCGATTTTGGAAAGATCCAGAATATCATTGATCATTCTAAGGAGATGCTCGCCGCACTGGCGGATGACCTGAATGCGTTCCTGATCTCGGGTTCCCAGCCGTTCCCCATCCCGGTAAAGGAGTTGGGCATATCCAAGAATTCCATTCAGTGGCGTACGCAGTTCATGGCTGATGCTTGCAAGGAACGCACTTTTGGCCGAACTGGCTTCATCGGCCCTTTTTTTGGCTTCCCTCAGTTCCATATTCAGCCGAATCAGTTTGGTATTGGTTGCCGTGAGGGCAACGGTACGGTCCAGTACCTGTTGTTCAAGGTTTTCTCTGTGGCGCAAGAGATGGAGATCCCTTTTTTTGGCTTCCTGCAGCTTGATATTCAGTCTGGTCAGTTTGGTGTTGGCAGCCATGAGGGCCATGGTGCGGTCCATGATCTCCTGTTGCAAAGTGGCCCTGTGGCGGAGAAGAGCTTTGTCGCGTTCCTGAATTTCCTGGATCATGTTGTTGAAACCCGAGATCAGAACGCCGATTTCATCATTGTTAAATACGGGTGCCCGAATGGCATAATCTTTTTTTTCAGTTATTTTTTCAACGGTCTGTACCAGCTGAAAGATGGGGTTCAGAAGGATTTTTCGTAATCTCATGGAGAAAATGTAGGCCATGGCACCGGCGGAAAAGAGAATGGCAAGGGAGAGAAGGGCATACCATCGGATCTGTTTATGATACCGGGAATGGTCCATGTGCAGCAGTAGTTTGCCTATGGGTTTTCCCATGTAGGATATTTCTTTGGTGATGGTAAAGCCACCGGCAAAAGAAGTCCGGCCAGGAATGGGGGGATGGGCAGGCAGAAGCATTGGTTGACGAGACCGGGTTGTTTCATCTCTGTAGTAAGTGGCAAGTTGTCTGCCTGAAGGGAGGTAAAGGGCCGCAGCGGTAATCATGTCATCCCTCGCTCTGAGGGATTCCAGCGCAAGGGAGGCTGCTTCAGGATTTTCAAAATAAAGAGTTGGAAAACTATGGTTGCTGACAAGCTCGGTGATCAGGGAGATTTCCCGTTCAAAATTTTTGCGTAGAAGAATAATATCATTGATGAGAAAAAAACTTACGGCAACGGTCAGGGTTGCTCCGCCCGTAAGAATCATGGCAACCATCATTTTGGACTGCAGAGGCAGTTTGGAAAAGATGTCTTGAATCATAAGTATTCCGTAAGGTGAAAGACTTTTTGGGCACAATCCTGCTAAAAAGGATTCTGCGGATCTCATACCATAAAAAGTTTATATATTGTATAGCTTAGGGTAATTTTAATCGCTTTTGCTGCTGTACCAATAAGGCGCTTGATTCAGATCAAGGAAAGTCTGACCTCCATGGGATAGTCTGCAACGAAAGAAGCAGAGTTTTTTACCCTGTTAAAAGACAAGCAGACACTCAAACGGAGGCTTTTATGTTTTGTAATCAGTGTGAGCAGGCAGCCAAAGGCGTGGGATGTGATAAGGTCGGTGTATGCGGCAAAACAGCCGAAGTTGCGGCCCTTCAGGATCTTTTGATCCATGCGGTAAAAGGGCTGTCTCAGGTTGCGGTGGAAGGTAGGAAGGTGGGGCTGGTGGATCCGAGAGTGAATCGTTTTACCGCGGAGGCCATCTTTTCCACCCTTACCAATGTGGATTTTGATGAAAAACGTTTCGAAAATCTGATTCTGGAATGTGAGCGTTTTAAAAGAAGCCTTGAAGCTGAAGTCAAAGCAGCCGGTGGAACAGTGCCTGGTACGGATACCTCATGGATCCAGAAACTGGTTGCCCGCCTGACCGGCAATGGCGGTGACTTCACAATTCTTCCCACCTTGCCAATGAAAGTCCATGATATCGCGTCCATGAAGTCTCTGGGAGAAACCGTAGGGCTTCTCGATGGTCCGGATGTGAATCCTGATCTTCGCTCCATCAAACAGATTGTCGTTTATGGACTGAAGGGTGTGGCTGCCTATGCGGATCATGCGGCCATTCTGGGGCAGGAAGATGATGCGGTATATGCCTTTATCCATGAGGCCATGGCGGCCACTATGAACCCGGATCTTTCTGTGGATGAGTTGCTGGGGCTGGCCCTTAAGTGCGGTGAAGTGAACCTCCGGGCCATGGAATTGCTGGATGCCGCCAATACCGGACGCTATGGGCATCCTGTGCCCACTCCCGTTCCTCTGGGGCAGAAAAAGGGCAAATCCATTCTTGTTTCAGGCCATGATTTAAAGGATCTGGAGCTTCTTCTGCAGCAGAGTGAAGGCAAGGGTATTTTTGTTTATACCCATGGAGAAATGCTTCCCTGCCATGCCTATCCCGGCCTTAAAAAATATGGTCATTTTTACGGACATTACGGCACGGCATGGCAGAATCAGGCCAAAGAGTTTAATGCCTTTCCCGGTGCTATTCTCATGACCACCAACTGCATTCAGAAACCGAAGGCCAGTTATCAGGAGAATCTTTTTACCACAGGCCTTGTGGGTTTTCCTGGTGTGCGCCACATTGCAGATAAGGATTTTACACCGGTCATTGAAAAGGCGCTGGCCCT
This genomic window from Desulfobotulus pelophilus contains:
- the hcp gene encoding hydroxylamine reductase yields the protein MFCNQCEQAAKGVGCDKVGVCGKTAEVAALQDLLIHAVKGLSQVAVEGRKVGLVDPRVNRFTAEAIFSTLTNVDFDEKRFENLILECERFKRSLEAEVKAAGGTVPGTDTSWIQKLVARLTGNGGDFTILPTLPMKVHDIASMKSLGETVGLLDGPDVNPDLRSIKQIVVYGLKGVAAYADHAAILGQEDDAVYAFIHEAMAATMNPDLSVDELLGLALKCGEVNLRAMELLDAANTGRYGHPVPTPVPLGQKKGKSILVSGHDLKDLELLLQQSEGKGIFVYTHGEMLPCHAYPGLKKYGHFYGHYGTAWQNQAKEFNAFPGAILMTTNCIQKPKASYQENLFTTGLVGFPGVRHIADKDFTPVIEKALALPGFKEDVAAKEVLTGFARNAVLSVAGTVVDAVKSGAIRHFFLVGGCDGAKPGRNYYTELVEKIPSDCMVLTLACGKFRFFDKDLGKIGDLPRLLDIGQCNDAYSAIQIAVALADAFECGVNDLPLSMILSWYEQKAVAILLTLLHLGIKDIRLGPSLPAFITENVLGVLVEKFGIRPIAATPDEDLKTILG
- a CDS encoding ATP-binding protein; its protein translation is MIQDIFSKLPLQSKMMVAMILTGGATLTVAVSFFLINDIILLRKNFEREISLITELVSNHSFPTLYFENPEAASLALESLRARDDMITAAALYLPSGRQLATYYRDETTRSRQPMLLPAHPPIPGRTSFAGGFTITKEISYMGKPIGKLLLHMDHSRYHKQIRWYALLSLAILFSAGAMAYIFSMRLRKILLNPIFQLVQTVEKITEKKDYAIRAPVFNNDEIGVLISGFNNMIQEIQERDKALLRHRATLQQEIMDRTMALMAANTKLTRLNIKLQEAKKRDLHLLRHRENLEQQVLDRTVALTATNTKLIRLNMELREAKKRADEASSAKSAFLASISHELRTPLNGILGYAQLLYRDGERLGTRDQERIQVIRQCGEHLLRMINDILDLSKIEAGKMSLILHPFHLSTFVQSTAGMARTRAREKGLSMEISVAECLPKTVIGDEHRLRQVLLNLLGNAVKFTERGSVSLRVSTQKGLIVFEVADTGMGIQEEDLEIIFSPFSQVESVRRKPEGTGLGLSISQSLVRMMGGVIKVESSLGNGSRFWFAIRLPQAPEKIPGEKNFSSYGDIIGYRRTDEGARPLSILVVDDGKENRTFLVELFAPLGFMMEEADCGTHALDSCRTSKPDLILMDLIMPGMDGFETTRRIHRLFDGDAPPVIAVSASATHDVREKCLDMGCAAFISKPVQIQELFEVLCRHLPLVWISESLHLQPPDFADIPFPETERMQKLMNLVKQGDISAIGEWCQSQDLNTHYATFAGHVKELASQFRIRELSQWLTRLGKARERKQKKQ